In one Chitinophaga sancti genomic region, the following are encoded:
- a CDS encoding glycoside hydrolase — MKRSRFTIMLLMTAAFAHGQQRITIDVNKKAQVIDNIGSSGAWFSEGIGKYWSPEIREQMARWLFSKEFKKDGSPEGIGLSCWRFNIGGGTAEQGDSSGIKDFRKRVECFLKPDGTYDWSKQSGYLWFTKKARAYGVETLIAFSNTPPVWMNQNGLGYKTAKDYRSNLKVDQYDAYASFLTKVWQHFDKEGLHFDYISPVNEPQWDWSNPYGEASQEGTAWTNEEVLRIAGALDTALSKAKANTKILLSEAGHLVSLYAQEGPASHQIQALKSGAVYGLSHVPAIIGGHSYFTDSGDSSRRAIREHVRDTASKYGLQYWQTEYSMLADGYKDGHEGPRTAMDCALFLAKVIHDDFVYGNAAAWQFWNSWEPGRADMDTRYYLVALHPKDKAYKEGTVTAVKNLWALGQYSRFVRPGMQRVMAESGDDSLLVSAYVSRKQVVLVSVNYGEQAKKLSLAVKGRKPVKVRYYETSKEEDMQLHLERSGNEQIEQKGRSVITVVME; from the coding sequence ATGAAACGGTCTCGCTTTACAATTATGCTGCTCATGACGGCTGCCTTTGCCCATGGCCAGCAGCGTATTACAATTGATGTCAATAAGAAGGCACAGGTGATAGATAATATAGGTTCTTCCGGTGCCTGGTTTTCGGAGGGAATAGGCAAATACTGGTCGCCGGAGATCCGGGAGCAGATGGCCCGCTGGTTATTTAGTAAGGAATTTAAGAAGGATGGATCGCCGGAGGGGATCGGACTGTCCTGCTGGCGCTTTAATATCGGTGGAGGTACCGCAGAGCAGGGAGATAGTAGTGGGATAAAGGATTTCAGAAAACGGGTGGAGTGTTTTTTAAAGCCGGATGGTACTTATGACTGGTCTAAACAGTCCGGTTATTTGTGGTTTACGAAGAAGGCGCGTGCCTATGGTGTAGAGACGTTGATCGCCTTTTCGAATACGCCGCCGGTGTGGATGAATCAGAATGGGCTGGGATATAAGACAGCCAAGGATTATCGTTCGAACCTGAAGGTGGATCAGTACGATGCTTATGCTTCGTTTTTAACGAAGGTGTGGCAGCATTTTGATAAGGAAGGATTGCATTTTGATTATATCAGTCCGGTAAATGAACCACAGTGGGATTGGAGTAATCCTTATGGGGAAGCTTCTCAGGAGGGCACTGCGTGGACGAATGAGGAGGTGCTAAGGATCGCCGGGGCCCTGGATACCGCATTGAGTAAAGCAAAAGCCAATACGAAGATTTTGCTTTCTGAGGCGGGGCATTTGGTCTCTCTGTATGCGCAGGAGGGTCCGGCTTCACACCAGATCCAGGCTTTGAAATCCGGGGCCGTTTATGGGCTTTCACATGTACCGGCAATCATTGGTGGACATAGTTATTTTACAGATAGCGGGGATAGTAGCCGGCGGGCGATCCGTGAGCATGTGAGGGATACTGCCTCTAAATATGGCTTACAGTACTGGCAGACGGAATACTCAATGTTGGCAGATGGATATAAGGATGGGCATGAGGGCCCTCGAACGGCGATGGATTGTGCCCTTTTCCTGGCAAAGGTGATCCATGATGATTTTGTGTATGGGAATGCCGCGGCATGGCAATTCTGGAATAGCTGGGAGCCGGGAAGAGCAGATATGGATACAAGGTATTATTTGGTAGCATTGCATCCGAAGGATAAAGCGTATAAAGAAGGTACGGTGACGGCTGTGAAGAATTTATGGGCATTGGGGCAGTATAGCAGGTTTGTGCGGCCGGGTATGCAGCGGGTGATGGCGGAAAGTGGGGATGATTCATTGTTGGTGAGTGCGTATGTGAGCAGGAAGCAGGTGGTGCTGGTAAGCGTGAATTATGGGGAGCAGGCGAAGAAGCTGAGTTTAGCTGTGAAGGGAAGGAAACCTGTAAAGGTGAGGTATTATGAAACAAGTAAGGAGGAGGATATGCAACTACATTTGGAGCGCTCTGGAAATGAACAGATTGAACAGAAGGGGAGGAGTGTGATCACGGTAGTGATGGAGTAG
- a CDS encoding efflux RND transporter periplasmic adaptor subunit — MTLIVRQASLFLMVTLIAGCGTKADKQTQSDPVSVKTIRIQKDPLPQQFSYSGSIEPDNTADIGFAVAGTVNNISVQEGDHVQQGQLLASIDATEYNNALAIANASLEQAEDMYRRLNDLYQKGSLPAKDYIEIKSKLAQAQANKSINAKHIADSKLYAPISGIITARKIEKGSTAAPGIPAFTIIKTDIVTAKITVPESEIGAIKNGMDAKVYIATLEDTIPGKITIINPQADAVSRTYAIKIKLNNSNNRLLPGMLTNVFINTGKAINTISIPATAIVRDADDLTYVFLTSEQHKAIRRRITTGLLTGTNDVIITNGLQEGDQLITNGQSHLKDGSAVIVE, encoded by the coding sequence ATGACATTGATTGTAAGACAGGCATCATTATTTCTAATGGTTACCCTGATTGCAGGCTGTGGTACAAAGGCTGATAAGCAAACACAGTCCGATCCTGTTAGCGTAAAGACCATCCGCATTCAGAAAGACCCGCTTCCCCAACAGTTCAGTTATTCCGGTAGCATCGAACCTGACAATACCGCCGACATTGGTTTTGCAGTAGCCGGTACCGTTAATAACATCAGTGTGCAGGAAGGTGATCATGTGCAACAGGGCCAGTTACTCGCCAGTATTGATGCCACCGAGTACAATAATGCACTGGCTATTGCCAACGCATCACTGGAACAGGCAGAAGACATGTACCGCCGTCTCAATGACCTGTACCAGAAGGGAAGTCTGCCAGCGAAAGATTACATCGAAATAAAATCCAAACTCGCACAGGCACAGGCAAACAAAAGCATCAATGCCAAACACATTGCAGACAGTAAATTGTACGCTCCTATTTCAGGCATCATTACTGCCCGTAAAATTGAAAAAGGGAGCACTGCCGCTCCTGGTATTCCTGCATTTACAATTATCAAAACAGATATTGTCACTGCAAAGATTACTGTTCCCGAAAGCGAAATAGGTGCGATCAAAAATGGCATGGATGCGAAAGTATACATTGCTACGCTTGAAGATACCATTCCCGGGAAGATCACGATCATCAATCCACAGGCAGATGCTGTATCCAGGACATACGCCATCAAAATCAAACTGAATAACAGCAATAACCGGCTCTTACCCGGCATGTTGACGAATGTATTCATCAATACAGGTAAAGCGATCAATACCATTTCCATTCCTGCTACTGCCATTGTGAGAGATGCAGATGATCTCACTTACGTATTCCTGACCAGTGAACAGCACAAAGCGATCCGCAGAAGGATCACTACCGGCTTGCTCACAGGAACGAATGATGTGATCATCACAAATGGCTTGCAGGAAGGAGATCAGCTGATCACAAACGGACAATCACATCTAAAAGATGGCAGTGCCGTGATTGTTGAATAA
- a CDS encoding helix-turn-helix domain-containing protein, whose protein sequence is MAGKKQTANIYRHAELVQDTEIDLRSTVPGFAVNCNLQFMDIPALRNNFRSDFLGIILVVKGTLTISINLEEHVMEPNSLLLATPHALKQVISMDNDAILCGLSATVDFMGKIFADKLLDLMNYFSTKYCPHWQLDNKDAATIAATFSMILHRTEEYNTHTYGKELFYHSFATLLYELGGMGQKYAKINHADFSRKENLVMAFTSLVQQHFRQQRNVQAFAEQLHVTPKYLTETVKEITGKTAGEIIDHFVILEAKRMLSDTPLSILQIAEELNFSDQSFFGKYFKRFAGHSPKEYRQIQRRY, encoded by the coding sequence ATGGCAGGTAAAAAGCAGACTGCGAATATCTACAGACACGCAGAACTAGTGCAGGATACAGAAATTGACCTAAGGTCTACTGTACCCGGCTTTGCTGTTAACTGCAATCTCCAGTTCATGGATATCCCTGCCTTGCGTAACAATTTCAGGTCTGACTTCCTGGGGATCATCCTGGTGGTAAAAGGCACACTGACCATCTCCATTAACCTGGAAGAACATGTCATGGAACCGAATAGCCTGCTGCTTGCCACACCACATGCATTGAAGCAGGTGATCTCTATGGATAACGATGCTATCCTCTGTGGCCTTTCCGCCACTGTCGATTTTATGGGCAAGATCTTCGCTGACAAGCTCCTTGATCTTATGAATTACTTCAGTACCAAATATTGCCCGCACTGGCAACTGGACAATAAAGATGCGGCCACCATTGCTGCCACCTTTAGCATGATCCTGCATCGTACTGAAGAATACAATACGCATACTTACGGCAAGGAACTCTTCTATCATTCCTTTGCTACCCTGCTGTATGAATTAGGTGGAATGGGGCAGAAATATGCAAAGATCAATCATGCCGATTTTTCCCGCAAAGAGAACCTCGTCATGGCTTTCACTTCCCTTGTTCAACAACATTTCAGACAACAACGAAACGTACAGGCATTTGCAGAACAACTGCATGTAACGCCAAAATACCTGACTGAAACCGTCAAAGAAATAACCGGCAAAACAGCAGGAGAAATTATCGATCACTTCGTGATACTGGAAGCTAAACGCATGCTCAGCGATACGCCTCTCAGTATTCTTCAGATAGCGGAAGAACTGAACTTCAGTGATCAGTCCTTCTTCGGAAAATACTTTAAGCGATTTGCCGGCCACTCTCCCAAAGAGTACAGGCAGATCCAAAGAAGATATTAA